The following coding sequences are from one Streptomyces angustmyceticus window:
- a CDS encoding beta-N-acetylhexosaminidase yields the protein MSNPMRPPRAPRPSASPRPLTTPGTRPGPAARAALPAVALAGALLLAGCSGGADTEPPGSTSAKMNPSSAATPSWAPVTGKPQVVPAVREFRQADGRGWRPSKGARVVVPAGEKSNVADEAQRMANDLGLGLVYGDQEVRPGDVEVKLTGKNSDNNVPVKSAADEAYTLTAAGTKLTLTAPTDAGIFYGTRTVKQAVRAAGGLPEGTIEDRPDRPQRGMSLDNARKPFSQNWIEARLREIADLKLNQFQLHFSDDQGFRIQSDTHPEIVSPDHLSKAQVRQIIALARTLHISVVPELDSPGHLGAVLDHYPDLQLRNARGRVISGAIDISNPKSAPLIDSLLKEMAELFTNPKGAPAYWHLGGDEYQALMASSPATSYPQLARAAQKKYGSRGTIEDLTTGWLNDRQKTVEAKGKNRVEAWNDGFFTGGVVSADKNRMVDYWTGKEAGKRDPADFLREGRDVMNFNDEYLYYVLGEPNQFVYPTGQRIYESWTPRVIRGTRPVAVPAGMTGPDRIPGARFAIWCDRAQAQTVEQVAAGIRLPLAALAQKTWDPGTPALSWSDFKALANRVGQ from the coding sequence ATGTCGAATCCGATGCGGCCGCCGCGCGCCCCGCGGCCCTCGGCCTCCCCGCGCCCCCTGACGACACCGGGGACGCGCCCGGGCCCCGCGGCCCGCGCCGCCCTGCCGGCCGTCGCGCTCGCCGGTGCGCTGCTGCTCGCCGGCTGCTCCGGCGGCGCCGACACGGAGCCGCCCGGAAGCACCAGCGCCAAGATGAACCCCTCCTCCGCCGCGACCCCCAGCTGGGCGCCGGTGACCGGAAAGCCGCAGGTCGTCCCGGCCGTCCGCGAGTTCCGCCAGGCCGACGGACGTGGCTGGCGCCCGTCCAAGGGGGCCCGCGTGGTGGTGCCGGCCGGCGAGAAGAGCAATGTCGCCGACGAGGCCCAGCGGATGGCCAACGACCTCGGCCTCGGCCTCGTCTACGGCGACCAGGAGGTCCGCCCCGGCGATGTCGAGGTGAAGCTGACGGGCAAGAACAGCGACAACAACGTCCCCGTCAAGAGCGCCGCCGACGAGGCGTACACCCTCACCGCCGCCGGCACCAAGCTCACCCTCACGGCCCCCACCGACGCCGGGATCTTCTACGGCACCCGCACCGTCAAGCAGGCCGTCCGCGCCGCCGGCGGGCTTCCCGAGGGCACCATCGAGGACCGGCCCGACCGCCCGCAGCGCGGCATGTCGCTGGACAACGCCCGCAAGCCGTTCTCCCAGAACTGGATCGAGGCCCGGCTGAGGGAGATCGCCGACCTCAAGCTCAACCAGTTCCAGCTGCACTTCTCCGACGACCAGGGCTTCCGCATCCAGAGCGACACCCACCCCGAGATCGTCTCCCCCGACCACCTCAGCAAGGCCCAGGTCCGCCAGATCATCGCGCTCGCGCGCACCCTGCACATCTCCGTCGTCCCGGAGCTGGACTCGCCCGGCCACCTCGGCGCCGTCCTCGACCACTATCCCGACCTGCAGCTGCGCAACGCCCGGGGCCGGGTGATCTCCGGCGCGATCGACATCTCCAACCCCAAGTCGGCCCCGCTCATCGACTCGCTGCTGAAGGAAATGGCCGAGCTGTTCACCAACCCCAAGGGCGCCCCGGCGTACTGGCACCTGGGCGGCGACGAGTACCAGGCGCTGATGGCGTCCTCGCCGGCCACCTCGTATCCGCAGCTGGCGCGGGCCGCACAGAAGAAGTACGGCTCCCGCGGCACCATCGAGGACCTGACGACCGGCTGGCTCAACGACCGGCAGAAGACCGTGGAGGCCAAGGGCAAGAACCGGGTGGAGGCCTGGAACGACGGGTTCTTCACCGGCGGCGTCGTGAGCGCGGACAAGAACCGGATGGTCGACTACTGGACCGGCAAGGAAGCCGGCAAGCGCGACCCCGCGGACTTCCTGCGCGAGGGCCGCGACGTCATGAACTTCAACGACGAGTACCTCTACTACGTGCTCGGCGAGCCCAACCAGTTCGTCTACCCGACCGGCCAGCGGATCTACGAGAGCTGGACCCCGCGGGTGATCCGCGGGACCCGGCCGGTGGCGGTGCCCGCCGGCATGACCGGCCCGGACCGGATTCCCGGGGCGCGTTTCGCGATCTGGTGCGACCGGGCGCAGGCGCAGACGGTCGAGCAGGTGGCGGCCGGCATCCGGCTGCCGCTGGCGGCACTGGCGCAGAAGACCTGGGACCCGGGGACGCCCGCCCTGTCCTGGTCGGACTTCAAGGCGCTGGCCAACCGGGTGGGGCAGTGA
- the sdhC gene encoding succinate dehydrogenase, cytochrome b556 subunit, whose protein sequence is MPAGTLYRGREGMWSWVAHRVTGVLIFFFLFVHVLDTALVRVSPEAYDNVVATYKTPIVNVMEYGLVAAILFHALNGLRVIAVDFWSKGPKYQKQMLWTVVGVWVVLMAGAFYPVLQHTLRTLFGS, encoded by the coding sequence GTGCCGGCTGGAACGCTGTACCGCGGCCGGGAAGGCATGTGGTCCTGGGTGGCTCACCGAGTCACCGGCGTCCTCATCTTCTTCTTCCTGTTCGTACACGTCCTCGACACCGCTCTCGTACGCGTCTCCCCCGAGGCGTACGACAACGTCGTGGCGACTTACAAGACGCCGATCGTCAATGTGATGGAGTACGGCCTGGTGGCCGCCATCCTCTTCCACGCGCTCAACGGCCTGCGCGTCATCGCCGTGGACTTCTGGTCGAAGGGCCCGAAGTACCAGAAGCAGATGCTGTGGACCGTTGTCGGCGTCTGGGTCGTACTGATGGCCGGTGCCTTCTACCCCGTGCTGCAGCACACCCTGCGCACGCTGTTCGGGAGCTGA
- a CDS encoding FBP domain-containing protein: MDPVGEKEIRASFVNCSKGEASRIHLPVGLSELPWGELDFLGWRDPGAPDRSYLVAPRGDALVGVTLRVPQGVRRSFTKTTVCSVCVTGHPGSGVSLLAARRAGPSGRQGNTVGTYLCADLACSLYVRGRKKSQLAGRHEETLPLEERIARTVRNLDAFLDKVLEGER, from the coding sequence ATGGACCCCGTTGGTGAAAAAGAAATACGCGCCTCCTTTGTGAATTGTTCGAAGGGGGAGGCGAGCAGGATTCATCTGCCGGTGGGGCTGTCCGAACTCCCCTGGGGGGAGCTGGATTTTCTGGGCTGGCGTGATCCGGGGGCGCCGGACCGCAGTTATCTGGTGGCGCCGCGCGGCGATGCGCTGGTCGGGGTGACGCTGCGGGTGCCGCAGGGCGTGCGGCGGAGCTTTACGAAGACGACGGTGTGCTCGGTCTGTGTGACCGGGCACCCGGGGTCCGGTGTCAGCCTGCTCGCCGCGCGCCGGGCCGGTCCCTCGGGGCGGCAGGGGAACACGGTCGGGACGTATCTGTGCGCCGACCTCGCCTGCTCCCTCTACGTACGGGGCCGCAAGAAGTCCCAGCTCGCCGGGCGGCACGAGGAGACGCTGCCGCTGGAGGAGCGGATCGCCCGTACCGTGCGGAACCTGGATGCCTTCCTGGACAAGGTCCTTGAGGGGGAGCGGTAG
- the sdhA gene encoding succinate dehydrogenase flavoprotein subunit: MQIHKYDTVIVGAGGAGMRAAIESTKRSRTAVLTKLYPTRSHTGAAQGGMAAALANVEEDNWEWHTFDTIKGGDYLVDQDAAEILAKEAIDSVLDLEKMGLPFNRTPDGTIDQRRFGGHSRNHGEAPVRRSCYASDRTGHMILQTLYQNCVKEGVEFFNEFYVLDLLLQDVDGVKKSAGVVAYELATGEVHVFQAKSIIFASGGTGKFFKVTSNAHTLTGDGQAAAYRRGLPLEDMEFFQFHPTGIWRMGILLTEGARGEGGILRNKDGERFMEKYAPVMKDLASRDVVSRSIYTEIREGRGCGPDGDHVFLDLTHLPPEQLDAKLPDITEFARTYLGIEPYTDPIPIQPTAHYAMGGIPTNVEGEVLADNTTVVPGLYAAGEVACVSVHGANRLGTNSLLDINVFGRRAGIAAAEYSATADFVELPEDPARQVVDQVERLRNSNGTERVTEIRKELQECMDANVMVFRTEQTIKTAVEKIGELRERYLNVSVQDKGKRFNTDLLEAIELGNLLDLAEVMAVSALARKESRGGHYREDYPNRDDVNFMRHTMAYREVGADGAESIRLDYKPVVQTRYQPMERKY, from the coding sequence ATGCAGATCCACAAGTACGACACCGTCATCGTCGGCGCCGGTGGCGCGGGCATGCGCGCGGCCATCGAGTCGACCAAGCGCAGCCGCACCGCGGTCCTGACGAAGCTCTACCCGACCCGCTCCCACACCGGCGCCGCCCAGGGCGGTATGGCCGCCGCCCTCGCGAACGTCGAGGAGGACAACTGGGAGTGGCACACCTTCGACACGATCAAGGGTGGCGACTACCTGGTCGACCAGGACGCCGCCGAGATCCTCGCGAAGGAGGCCATCGACTCGGTCCTCGACCTGGAGAAGATGGGCCTGCCGTTCAACCGCACGCCGGACGGCACGATCGACCAGCGCCGCTTCGGCGGTCACTCCCGCAACCACGGTGAGGCCCCGGTCCGCCGGTCCTGCTACGCCTCGGACCGCACCGGCCACATGATCCTCCAGACGCTGTACCAGAACTGCGTCAAGGAGGGCGTGGAGTTCTTCAACGAGTTCTACGTGCTCGACCTGCTGCTCCAGGACGTCGACGGCGTCAAGAAGTCCGCGGGCGTCGTGGCGTACGAGCTGGCCACCGGCGAGGTGCACGTCTTCCAGGCGAAGTCGATCATCTTCGCGTCCGGCGGCACCGGCAAGTTCTTCAAGGTGACCTCCAACGCGCACACCCTGACCGGCGACGGCCAGGCCGCGGCCTACCGCCGCGGGCTGCCCCTGGAGGACATGGAGTTCTTCCAGTTCCACCCGACGGGCATCTGGCGCATGGGCATCCTGCTGACGGAGGGCGCCCGTGGTGAGGGCGGCATCCTCCGCAACAAGGACGGCGAGCGCTTCATGGAGAAGTACGCGCCCGTCATGAAGGACCTCGCCTCGCGTGACGTCGTCTCGCGCTCCATCTACACGGAGATCCGCGAGGGCCGCGGCTGCGGTCCGGACGGCGACCACGTCTTCCTGGACCTGACCCACCTGCCGCCGGAGCAGCTGGACGCCAAGCTCCCGGACATCACCGAGTTCGCGCGGACCTACCTCGGCATCGAGCCCTACACGGACCCGATCCCGATCCAGCCGACCGCGCACTACGCCATGGGCGGCATCCCGACCAACGTCGAGGGCGAGGTGCTGGCCGACAACACCACCGTCGTGCCGGGCCTGTACGCCGCCGGCGAGGTGGCCTGTGTCTCCGTGCACGGCGCCAACCGCCTGGGCACCAACTCGCTCCTGGACATCAACGTCTTCGGGCGCCGGGCCGGCATCGCGGCGGCGGAGTACTCGGCCACGGCCGACTTCGTCGAGCTCCCCGAGGACCCGGCCAGGCAGGTCGTCGACCAGGTCGAGCGGCTGCGCAACTCCAACGGCACCGAGCGGGTCACCGAGATCCGCAAGGAGCTGCAGGAGTGCATGGACGCCAATGTGATGGTGTTCCGCACCGAGCAGACGATCAAGACCGCGGTCGAGAAGATCGGCGAGCTGCGCGAGCGCTACCTGAACGTGTCCGTCCAGGACAAGGGCAAGCGGTTCAACACCGACCTGCTGGAGGCCATCGAGCTGGGCAACCTGCTCGACCTGGCCGAGGTCATGGCGGTCTCCGCGCTGGCCCGCAAGGAGTCCCGCGGCGGTCACTACCGCGAGGACTACCCCAACCGCGACGACGTCAACTTCATGCGGCACACCATGGCGTACCGCGAGGTGGGCGCAGACGGCGCCGAGTCGATCCGCCTCGACTACAAGCCGGTCGTGCAGACCCGCTACCAGCCGATGGAGCGTAAGTACTGA
- a CDS encoding succinate dehydrogenase hydrophobic membrane anchor subunit translates to MSAETTSAGTTAAGASDGVSLYDVDHPAPVIEAPRKRTKKTGRASRGNFELQAWLFMRLSGIVLVVLVLGHLLIQLVLDGGVSKIGFAFVAGRWASPFWQVWDLLMLWLAMLHGANGLRTVINDYAQRDNTRFWLKMLLYTATVFTVLLGTLVIFTFDPNIS, encoded by the coding sequence ATGTCTGCTGAAACCACCTCCGCAGGTACCACCGCGGCGGGCGCGTCCGACGGCGTCTCGCTCTACGACGTGGACCACCCGGCTCCGGTCATCGAGGCGCCGCGCAAGCGCACGAAGAAGACCGGGCGTGCGTCCCGGGGCAACTTCGAGCTGCAGGCCTGGCTGTTCATGCGGCTGTCCGGCATCGTGCTGGTCGTCCTGGTCCTGGGCCACCTGCTGATCCAGCTGGTCCTCGACGGCGGCGTCTCCAAGATCGGCTTCGCGTTCGTGGCCGGCCGCTGGGCCTCGCCGTTCTGGCAGGTCTGGGACCTGCTGATGCTGTGGCTCGCCATGCTGCACGGCGCCAACGGCCTGCGCACGGTCATCAACGACTACGCGCAGCGGGACAACACCCGCTTCTGGCTGAAGATGCTGCTGTACACCGCGACGGTCTTCACCGTCCTTCTGGGCACGCTGGTGATCTTCACCTTCGACCCGAACATCTCCTGA
- a CDS encoding succinate dehydrogenase iron-sulfur subunit, producing the protein MSTPTLDKNSAAPAAAEDGASHLITVTFRIRRFNPEISEEASWEDFQLEIDPKERVLDALHKIKWELDGSLTFRRSCAHGICGSDAMRINGRNRLACKTLIKDINPEKPITVEAIKGLTVLKDLVVDMEPFFQAYRDVMPFLITTGNEPTRERRQSAEDRERFDDTTKCILCAACTSSCPVFWNDGQYFGPAAIVNAHRFIFDSRDEGGEQRLEILNDKDGVWRCRTTFNCTDACPRGIEVTKAIQEVKRALITRRF; encoded by the coding sequence ATGAGCACCCCGACTCTCGACAAGAACTCCGCGGCGCCGGCCGCGGCCGAGGACGGCGCGTCGCACCTGATCACGGTCACCTTCCGGATCCGCCGGTTCAACCCGGAGATCTCGGAGGAGGCCAGCTGGGAGGACTTCCAGCTGGAGATCGACCCCAAGGAGCGCGTCCTGGACGCCCTCCACAAGATCAAGTGGGAGCTGGACGGGTCGCTGACCTTCCGCCGCTCCTGCGCCCACGGCATCTGCGGCTCCGACGCCATGCGCATCAACGGCCGCAACCGCCTCGCCTGCAAGACGCTGATCAAGGACATCAACCCCGAGAAGCCGATCACCGTCGAGGCCATCAAGGGCCTCACGGTGCTGAAGGACCTTGTCGTCGACATGGAGCCCTTCTTCCAGGCGTACCGGGACGTGATGCCGTTCCTCATCACGACCGGCAACGAGCCGACCCGTGAGCGGCGCCAGTCCGCCGAGGACCGCGAGCGCTTCGACGACACCACCAAGTGCATCCTGTGCGCCGCCTGCACGTCCTCGTGCCCGGTGTTCTGGAACGACGGCCAGTACTTCGGCCCGGCGGCGATCGTCAACGCGCACCGCTTCATCTTCGACTCGCGCGACGAGGGCGGCGAGCAGCGCCTGGAGATCCTCAACGACAAGGACGGGGTCTGGCGCTGCCGGACCACCTTCAACTGCACGGACGCCTGCCCGCGCGGTATCGAGGTCACCAAGGCCATCCAGGAAGTCAAGCGGGCGCTGATCACCCGCCGCTTCTGA
- a CDS encoding 2-oxo-4-hydroxy-4-carboxy-5-ureidoimidazoline decarboxylase, with amino-acid sequence MPQPPRCGISARAAGSALPRPRREELGLARFNALTRGDTLTALLSCCGSRRWAERVAAHRPYPDPESLLAAADEACYDLTAAELNEALAEESLSPQPLVGARGPGTLAAHTALRAAHAEYERRFRHVFVICLDGYRDDELLDQVLSALRTRLGNEPDEERAIAADELRRLARGRLARLLSTGP; translated from the coding sequence ATGCCGCAGCCCCCGCGGTGCGGCATATCTGCACGGGCCGCCGGCTCCGCCCTGCCCCGCCCCCGCCGCGAGGAGCTCGGGCTCGCCCGCTTCAACGCCCTCACCCGCGGCGACACCCTCACCGCGCTGCTGAGCTGCTGCGGCAGCCGCCGCTGGGCCGAGCGGGTGGCCGCGCACCGCCCGTACCCGGATCCGGAGTCGCTGCTCGCCGCCGCCGACGAGGCCTGCTACGACCTGACCGCGGCCGAACTGAACGAGGCGCTCGCCGAGGAGTCCCTCTCCCCGCAGCCGCTCGTCGGCGCCCGCGGGCCCGGCACCCTCGCCGCCCACACCGCGCTGCGCGCCGCCCACGCCGAGTACGAGCGGCGTTTTCGTCATGTCTTCGTCATCTGCCTGGACGGCTACCGCGACGACGAGCTGCTCGACCAGGTGCTCTCCGCCCTCCGCACCCGGCTGGGCAACGAACCGGACGAGGAGCGGGCGATCGCGGCGGACGAGCTGCGGCGGCTGGCCCGGGGCCGGCTGGCGCGACTGCTCAGCACCGGGCCGTAG